A genome region from Arthrobacter agilis includes the following:
- a CDS encoding WXG100 family type VII secretion target encodes MSNITHGNNPQEMQELATLLTQKSEEINQMVSQLTTKLASTGWEGPDAGRFRSDWEGHRAKLTGIASELGTVSQTVQKNKQDQETASA; translated from the coding sequence ATGAGCAACATCACGCACGGTAACAACCCTCAGGAGATGCAGGAACTCGCGACGCTCCTGACGCAGAAGTCCGAAGAGATCAACCAGATGGTCAGCCAGCTCACCACCAAGCTCGCCTCCACCGGCTGGGAAGGCCCCGACGCAGGCCGCTTCCGCAGCGACTGGGAGGGCCACCGCGCCAAGCTCACGGGCATCGCCTCCGAGCTCGGCACCGTGAGCCAGACCGTCCAGAAGAACAAGCAGGACCAGGAGACCGCCTCGGCGTAG
- a CDS encoding DUF2087 domain-containing protein codes for MTTPSWQKVLSTLAGERSRELYARAVLGQPLDAAPREVQRLVDAGLLTPEQTVAGGLFKEVLAAAGPGTPKGVDRFFREGRIDGLPRAGQDRTDLLGHLAERLLPADGEISEPEVNRLLATVTHDIPTLRRALVDHGFMERYPDGTGYRRVTEAS; via the coding sequence ATGACCACGCCGTCCTGGCAGAAGGTCCTGTCCACGCTCGCCGGCGAGCGGTCCCGCGAACTGTATGCGCGGGCCGTCCTCGGACAGCCGCTCGACGCCGCACCCAGGGAGGTGCAGCGCCTCGTCGACGCCGGGCTCCTGACACCGGAGCAGACCGTCGCCGGCGGGCTGTTCAAGGAGGTGCTCGCCGCTGCCGGGCCGGGCACGCCGAAGGGCGTGGACCGGTTCTTCCGGGAGGGGCGGATCGACGGCCTCCCGCGTGCCGGGCAGGACCGCACCGACCTGCTGGGACACCTCGCCGAGCGGTTGCTGCCCGCCGACGGGGAGATCAGCGAACCGGAGGTCAACCGGCTGCTCGCCACCGTCACGCACGACATCCCGACCCTGCGCCGCGCGCTCGTCGATCACGGCTTCATGGAGCGCTACCCCGACGGCACCGGCTACCGGCGGGTGACCGAGGCGTCCTGA
- a CDS encoding ATP-binding protein, translating to MADAAPDPIVASLRRALEANPDDVVLRLHLAQTLLTGGDAAGAIAEASVALQADPGNRQALAVLAAAATALSTPAGPAAPATPAAPAGPAAPAGPAAPAGPAAPGASSGFDWEQAEHEVGSAVPPPFVERVPLGPTATDDADGAPVEVARDAVTLSDVGGLDDVKRRLEESFLAPMRNADVARAFGKSLRGGLLLYGPPGCGKTFLARAVAGELGATFMSVSMTDIIGAYMGETQQNLKRVFDTARAQAPTVLFIDEIDSIGMRRGSMAGGGAGWLRQMVNELLMQLDSMSGDNDGLYVLAATNNPWDLDEALLRPGRLDRSILVSPPDTGARASILRHHLRDRPIAGIDVEHLAAVTDGFSGADLEHVAVTAAEKAMMQSIAQGAISPITMEHLGAALREIRPSTAAWLESARNVVRFSNANGRYDDLAALLDGKKRR from the coding sequence GTGGCAGACGCAGCACCTGATCCCATCGTGGCAAGCCTCCGCAGGGCGCTCGAGGCGAACCCGGACGACGTCGTCCTGAGGCTGCACCTCGCGCAGACGCTCCTCACCGGGGGCGACGCCGCCGGCGCGATCGCCGAGGCGAGCGTGGCGCTGCAGGCGGATCCGGGGAACCGGCAGGCGCTCGCAGTGCTCGCGGCGGCAGCGACCGCACTGAGTACGCCCGCCGGACCCGCAGCACCCGCCACGCCCGCGGCACCCGCCGGACCCGCTGCTCCTGCCGGGCCCGCTGCTCCTGCCGGGCCCGCTGCACCGGGGGCGTCCAGCGGCTTCGACTGGGAGCAGGCCGAGCACGAGGTGGGCAGCGCCGTGCCACCACCCTTCGTGGAGCGTGTCCCGCTCGGCCCGACGGCCACGGACGACGCCGACGGGGCGCCCGTCGAGGTCGCCCGCGACGCGGTGACGCTGTCCGACGTCGGCGGCCTCGACGACGTGAAGCGCCGGCTCGAGGAGTCCTTCCTGGCCCCGATGCGCAACGCCGACGTCGCGCGGGCCTTCGGCAAGTCGCTGCGCGGCGGGCTGCTGCTGTACGGGCCGCCGGGCTGCGGCAAGACGTTCCTCGCACGGGCCGTCGCCGGCGAACTGGGCGCGACGTTCATGTCGGTGTCCATGACCGACATCATCGGGGCCTACATGGGCGAGACCCAGCAGAACCTGAAGCGCGTCTTCGACACGGCCCGCGCCCAGGCGCCCACGGTCCTCTTCATCGACGAGATCGATTCCATCGGCATGCGGCGCGGCTCCATGGCGGGCGGCGGTGCGGGCTGGCTGCGGCAGATGGTCAACGAGCTGCTGATGCAGCTCGATTCCATGAGCGGCGACAATGACGGCCTGTACGTGCTGGCGGCGACCAACAACCCCTGGGACCTCGACGAGGCACTCCTGCGGCCCGGCCGGCTGGACCGCTCCATCCTCGTGAGCCCTCCGGACACCGGCGCGCGCGCCTCCATCCTGCGCCATCACCTCAGGGACCGGCCCATCGCCGGCATCGACGTCGAGCACCTCGCCGCGGTGACCGACGGGTTCTCGGGGGCCGACCTCGAACACGTGGCCGTCACCGCCGCGGAGAAGGCCATGATGCAGTCCATCGCGCAGGGCGCGATCAGCCCCATCACGATGGAGCACCTCGGCGCCGCCCTGCGCGAGATCAGGCCGAGCACCGCCGCATGGCTCGAATCGGCCCGCAACGTGGTGCGGTTCTCCAACGCGAACGGCCGCTACGACGACCTCGCGGCCCTGCTCGACGGGAAGAAGCGCCGGTGA
- the ligA gene encoding NAD-dependent DNA ligase LigA, producing the protein MTTGTEDAAQTAGSGDRQPPGDELRAEYAQLAEEVRAHRTAYYQDAAPTISDAEFDTLFRRLEELEALHPEIVANDSPTQEVGGEVSAAFTPVDHLARMYSLEDVFSLDELRAWLDRAAAGVEERSPGARIAWLTELKIDGLAVNLLYRDGELVRAATRGDGVTGEDITHNVLTIASVPQRLAGSDHPEEVEIRGEVFFPTKEFAQLNERMVAAGKAPFANPRNAAAGSLRQKDPAMTAERPLDMYVHGIGARTGLAAETQSETYELLKAWGLPTSPYYRVLATQDEVVDFIGHYGEHRHDLLHEIDGIVVKVDSFALQRALGHTSRVPRWSVAYKYPPEEVNTRLLDILVNVGRTGRVTPFGLMEPVKVAGSTVGMATLHNQEVVKAKGVMIGDIVVLRKAGDVIPEIVGPVMALRDPEKVREFVMPTECPSCGTPLQPAKEGDVDIRCPNARSCPSQLRERVFHLAGRGAFDIEALGWEAAIALTQPAEPDVPPITTEAEIFDLTPEKLADVRIERDKKVKGVVTGRELVPYFYSKGTAKKPSEPSATTRKLFTELEKAKKQPLWRVLVALSIRHVGPTASRALATAFGSMDRIRAASEEELAHVDGVGPTIAVALKEWFAEDWHREIVDRWAAAGVRMEDEVDESTPRTLEGLTVVVTGSLEHYNRDEAKEAIITRGGKAAGSVSKNTSYVVAGENAGTKLEKAEALGIPVLDEEGFTALLAHGPAAPEDEPSEDEEAAEELEAGAGGTDTGDTGDTA; encoded by the coding sequence GTGACCACAGGAACCGAAGACGCAGCCCAGACCGCCGGATCCGGCGACCGTCAGCCGCCGGGGGACGAGCTCCGGGCGGAGTACGCGCAGCTCGCCGAGGAGGTCCGTGCACACCGCACCGCCTACTACCAGGACGCCGCCCCCACCATCTCCGACGCCGAGTTCGACACCCTCTTCCGGCGGCTCGAGGAACTGGAGGCGCTCCACCCCGAGATCGTCGCCAACGACTCGCCCACCCAGGAGGTGGGCGGGGAGGTCTCCGCCGCCTTCACCCCCGTGGACCACCTCGCCCGCATGTACAGCCTCGAGGACGTCTTCTCCCTCGACGAGCTGAGGGCCTGGCTGGACCGCGCGGCCGCCGGCGTCGAGGAACGCAGCCCGGGCGCGAGAATCGCCTGGCTGACGGAGCTGAAGATCGACGGCCTCGCCGTGAACCTGCTGTACCGCGACGGCGAACTGGTCCGCGCCGCCACCCGCGGCGACGGGGTCACGGGGGAGGACATCACGCACAACGTCCTCACCATCGCCTCGGTCCCGCAGCGCCTCGCGGGCAGCGACCACCCCGAGGAGGTGGAGATCCGCGGCGAGGTCTTCTTCCCCACCAAGGAGTTCGCGCAGCTCAACGAGCGGATGGTCGCCGCCGGCAAGGCGCCGTTCGCGAACCCGAGGAACGCCGCCGCCGGCTCGCTGCGGCAGAAGGACCCCGCGATGACGGCGGAGCGCCCCCTCGACATGTACGTGCACGGCATCGGGGCGCGCACCGGCCTGGCCGCCGAGACGCAGTCGGAGACGTACGAGCTCCTCAAGGCCTGGGGGCTCCCCACCTCGCCCTACTACAGGGTCCTCGCCACCCAGGACGAGGTCGTGGACTTCATCGGCCACTACGGGGAACACCGGCACGACCTGCTGCACGAGATCGACGGCATCGTGGTGAAGGTCGACAGCTTCGCGCTGCAGCGCGCGCTCGGCCACACGTCCCGTGTGCCGCGCTGGTCCGTGGCCTACAAGTACCCGCCCGAGGAGGTGAACACGAGGCTGCTGGACATCCTCGTGAACGTCGGCCGGACCGGCCGTGTCACGCCCTTCGGCCTCATGGAGCCCGTCAAGGTCGCCGGGTCCACCGTGGGCATGGCCACGCTGCACAACCAGGAGGTCGTCAAGGCCAAGGGCGTGATGATCGGCGACATCGTGGTGCTGCGGAAGGCCGGCGACGTCATCCCCGAGATCGTGGGCCCGGTCATGGCCCTGCGCGATCCCGAGAAGGTCCGCGAGTTCGTCATGCCCACCGAGTGCCCGTCCTGCGGGACCCCGCTGCAGCCCGCGAAGGAGGGCGACGTCGACATCCGCTGCCCCAACGCCCGGTCCTGCCCCTCGCAGCTGCGCGAGCGCGTGTTCCACCTCGCGGGCCGCGGCGCGTTCGACATCGAGGCGCTGGGCTGGGAAGCGGCCATCGCCCTCACCCAGCCCGCCGAACCCGACGTCCCGCCGATCACCACCGAGGCCGAGATCTTCGACCTCACCCCGGAGAAGCTGGCGGACGTCCGGATCGAGCGGGACAAGAAGGTCAAGGGCGTGGTGACGGGCCGGGAGCTCGTGCCCTACTTCTACTCGAAGGGCACGGCGAAGAAGCCCTCCGAGCCGAGCGCCACCACCCGCAAGCTGTTCACGGAGCTGGAGAAGGCGAAGAAGCAGCCGCTGTGGCGGGTGCTGGTCGCCCTGTCCATCCGGCACGTCGGCCCCACGGCGTCACGCGCCCTCGCCACCGCCTTCGGATCCATGGACCGGATCCGGGCTGCCAGTGAGGAGGAGCTCGCGCACGTCGACGGCGTCGGCCCCACCATCGCCGTCGCCCTGAAGGAGTGGTTCGCGGAGGACTGGCACCGGGAGATCGTGGACCGGTGGGCCGCTGCGGGTGTCCGCATGGAGGACGAGGTGGACGAGAGCACGCCGCGCACCCTCGAGGGCCTCACCGTCGTGGTGACCGGATCCCTGGAGCACTACAACCGCGACGAGGCGAAGGAAGCGATCATCACCCGCGGTGGCAAGGCCGCCGGGTCGGTGTCGAAGAACACCAGCTACGTGGTGGCCGGCGAGAACGCGGGCACCAAGCTCGAGAAGGCCGAGGCGCTCGGCATCCCCGTGCTCGACGAGGAAGGATTCACCGCACTGCTGGCACACGGACCCGCGGCGCCGGAGGACGAGCCGAGCGAGGACGAGGAGGCCGCCGAAGAACTGGAGGCCGGAGCCGGCGGGACGGACACCGGGGACACCGGGGACACCGCATGA
- a CDS encoding inositol monophosphatase family protein, with the protein MSSPSALLHVARHAAAAGAEVLSRRDPTALEATSKSSDSDWVTAYDVAAERAVRSVIGDSRPHDIITGEELGTTVPAGQRDGVRIRWSIDPLDGTTNFIRNIVYYGTSVAAADQDGTWLAGVVHAPALRRIYWASRGGGAWLSDQGRVRRLTGPGSDRGRILATGFSYDAATRAGQVDDLDGLLHGFGDLRTLGSAALDLCMVADGSLDAFVERGLHEHDIAAGALIAEEAGVVVLRPPLRSVLDGGPTEAERLAAVTVAGGPDLIRSVTDPTSLGRHP; encoded by the coding sequence ATGTCGTCCCCTTCCGCGCTCCTGCACGTGGCCCGCCACGCCGCGGCGGCAGGCGCCGAGGTGCTCTCCCGCCGGGACCCGACGGCGCTCGAGGCCACCAGCAAGAGCTCGGACAGCGACTGGGTGACGGCGTACGACGTCGCCGCCGAGCGGGCCGTCCGGTCCGTCATCGGGGACTCGCGACCGCACGACATCATCACGGGCGAGGAGCTCGGCACCACGGTCCCGGCCGGGCAGCGCGACGGCGTCCGGATCCGCTGGTCGATCGACCCCCTGGACGGCACCACGAACTTCATCCGCAACATCGTCTACTACGGCACGTCCGTGGCGGCGGCCGATCAGGACGGCACCTGGCTGGCCGGCGTCGTGCACGCCCCCGCGCTGCGCCGCATCTACTGGGCGTCCCGCGGCGGCGGAGCGTGGCTGAGCGACCAGGGCAGGGTACGGCGCCTCACCGGGCCGGGCTCCGACCGGGGGCGGATCCTCGCCACCGGCTTCTCGTACGACGCCGCGACGCGGGCGGGGCAGGTGGACGACCTCGACGGGCTCCTCCACGGGTTCGGCGACCTGCGGACGCTCGGTTCCGCGGCCCTCGATCTCTGCATGGTCGCGGACGGCTCCCTCGACGCCTTCGTGGAGCGCGGGCTGCACGAGCACGACATCGCGGCCGGTGCACTGATCGCCGAGGAGGCGGGCGTCGTCGTCCTCCGGCCGCCGCTGCGGTCCGTGCTCGACGGCGGGCCCACCGAGGCCGAGCGCCTCGCGGCCGTGACGGTCGCCGGCGGTCCCGACCTCATCCGTTCCGTCACCGATCCCACATCCCTCGGGAGGCACCCATGA